A genome region from Mastacembelus armatus chromosome 8, fMasArm1.2, whole genome shotgun sequence includes the following:
- the LOC113140503 gene encoding leucine-rich repeat-containing protein 70 has product MVQCFWSCPHLCTCYEHADLVDCHARGFEQVPRGLPHGTWLLELGGNNLSKIGTRAFTGLWSLRVLVLCNSHIHLLPPQAFFSLSFLEKLDLSWNQLTSLPVDFSASLSAVRELRLEHNNLCYISANSLEYLDNVEKLDLSYNQLVSIGPGVFRGLSRLRQLYLHNNRLTVVQQGSLDMLPGLEVLQLSQNNISQIDSEALGPLYSLAVLSLVGNNLHHLKFKTFISLHTTATHIQLSGNPWSCDCELHRVFSKILHVRHLHIDDYQNVTCQDPPQLTGASLAWVDSQLCVAETATVLVITITVMVTVVAALVMAERNRKRNRGKNWDTESQTQTQSPPS; this is encoded by the exons ATGG TTCAGTGCTTCTGGTCATGTCCGCATCTGTGCACTTGTTACGAACACGCTGACCTGGTGGACTGCCATGCCCGTGGGTTTGAGCAGGTTCCCAGGGGCCTCCCTCATGGCACGTGGCTGCTGGAACTGGGGGGAAACAATCTGAGCAAGATTGGCACCCGGGCTTTCACTGGACTGTGGTCCCTGCGGGTGCTAGTGCTATGCAACAGCCATATACA TTTGCTCCCTCCAcaggcatttttttctttgtccttccTGGAGAAGCTGGACCTCAGTTGGAACCAGTTAACATCTCTACCTGTTGACTTCTCAGCCAGTCTGTCAGCTGTCAGGGAGCTTCGACTTGAGCACAACAACCTATGTTATATATCTGCAAACAG CTTGGAGTATCTGGACAATGTGGAGAAGCTGGACCTCAGTTATAACCAGCTGGTGTCCATTGGCCCTGGTGTGTTCAGGGGCCTCTCCAGGCTCAGACAGCTTTATCTGCATAACAACCGGTTGACTGTGGTGCAACAGGGGAGCCTGGACATGCTGCCTGGACTAGAG gtgCTCCAGCTGAGtcaaaacaacatttcccaGATAGACAGCGAGGCCCTCGGTCCTCTCTATAGCTTGGCAGTTCTCTCTCTGGTGGGAAACAACCTGCATCACCTCAAGTTTAAAACCTTCATCAGCCTGCACACAACTGCCACACACATCCAGCTGTCAG GAAATCCATGGAGCTGTGACTGTGAGTTGCATCGTGTCTTCAGTAAGATCTTACACGTCCGCCACCTCCACATTGACGATTACCAGAATGTGACGTGCCAGGACCCGCCCCAGCTGACTGGGGCTTCGCTGGCCTGGGTGGACAGCCAGCTTTGCGTTGCAGAGACAGCCACCGTGCTTGTCATCACCATCACTGTGATGGTGACCGTGGTGGCAGCCTTGGTGATGGCTGagaggaacaggaagaggaaCCGTGGGAAGAACTGGGACACAGAGTCACAGACGCAAACTCAGAGCCCACCATCCTGA
- the pex12 gene encoding peroxisome assembly protein 12 — protein MAEAGAHLTSTAVNEQPSIFEVLAQESLMEAVRPALRHVVKVLAESNPSRFGFLWQCFDELYLLLDLVLQNHFLSHCSASFSENFYGLKRIPRGQGVPVYLGLTRKSHWRSLLLLCLVPYLRAKVETTLARQRDEEDFSIQLAQTRSQRLYRVAVAAYPYVSSAWQAWVFCQQLLFVFGKARIHSPLLWLASVRLARLNAQDIRDMERKRSNTGNPADGSQVQIAWWLASQAVRGVAVSLSTSLSLGVFFLQFLEWWYSSDNQSTLKTLTSLPAPPPPLHLQMNSPTFREDSFSDSGTRNCPLCRRLRTNATVLSTSGFVFCYRCIYTYVKANHRCPVTGYPTELQHLIKIYSPES, from the exons ATGGCTGAGGCCGGAGCTCATCTCACCTCCACTGCTGTGAATGAGCAGCCGTCCATCTTTGAGGTCCTGGCACAGGAGTCCCTGATGGAGGCAGTCAGACCAGCGCTGAGACACGTGGTCAAG GTTCTGGCAGAGTCCAACCCATCCCGCTTTGGCTTCCTGTGGCAGTGCTTTGATGAGCTCTACTTACTGCTAGACCTTGTCCTCCAGAACCACTTCCTGTCTCACTGCAGTGCCTCCTTCTCTGAGAACTTCTACGGCCTGAAAAGAATTCCACGAGGGCAGGGAGTTCCTGTTTACCTAGGGCTTACCAGAAAGTCCCACTGGcgctctcttcttcttctctgcctgGTGCCATACCTGCGAGCCAAGGTTGAGACAACGCTGGCACGCCAGAGGGATGAAGAGGACTTCTCCATCCAGCTAGCGCAGACCAGGAGTCAGAGGCTGTACCGTGTGGCGGTGGCAGCGTACCCATACGTCAGCTCAGCCTGGCAGGCCTGGGTCTTCTGCCAgcagctgctctttgtttttggAAAGGCTAGGATCCACAGCCCCCTGCTGTGGCTGGCCAGCGTGAGACTGGCCCGACTTAATGCCCAAGATATAAGAGATATGGAGCGGAAGAGAAGCAACACTGGTAACCCAGCTGATGGGAG CCAGGTGCAGATAGCGTGGTGGCTGGCATCCCAAGCGGTGAGGGGTGTGGCCGTctccctctccacctccctTTCTCTGGGCGTCTTCTTCCTGCAGTTTCTGGAGTGGTGGTACTCCTCTGACAACCAGAGCACTTTGAAAACGCTCACCTCACTGCCTGCTCCCCCGCCGCCTCTCCACCTGCAGATGAATTCTCCAACCTTCAGAGAAGACAGTTTTTCGGACTCTGGCACCAGGAACTGTCCACTGTGCCGGCGGCTCCGTACAAATGCCACAGTGTTGTCCACCTCCGGCTTCGTCTTCTGTTACCGCTGCATCTACACGTATGTGAAAGCAAACCACCGCTGCCCAGTCACCGGTTATCCCACGGAACTGCAGCACCTCATCAAGATCTACTCACCAGAGAGCTAG